Part of the Nostoc sp. ATCC 53789 genome, TGAAATAACAAATCTTCGATGATGCAAGATTCGTTGGGGAAAGCCTCTTTAACTGCGGATAGAAGCATCGAGATATAAGATGCACCAGGAACTATTCTGACTTCGTTTAATTGATGATCCTCTAGGTAAGCAGGCGAATTGAGGCTAAATTGGGTTTCAAAGCGAATTTCTGGAGAAAATGGTAATTTTAGCCTATGACCGAGTACAGGATGGAGGGTTTTGCTAGTCTTGGCGGGTAAAGTCTGTTGGCGATGGGATGTCTCAACCCAATAGCGCTGGCGCTGGAACGGATAATTTGGCAGTACTAGGCGACGACGGGGATAATCTTGATCAAAGCCAGACCAGTTGATTGATGCCCCACGCAAGTATAATTCCTGCAAGCTCTGAAGTAGCTGTTGCCAATCCGACTGTCCTGGGCGCAAACTAGGGAGCCAAACTCCTACTCCTTCAGGGAGACACTTACGACCCATTCCCAGTAAAATTGGTTTTGGCCCGACCTCTAGAAAAATTTCGCAACCTTGCTGCTCAAGGGTTTCCATCCCAGAAGCAAATCTCACTGACTGGCGCAAATGTCTGACCCAATATTCCGCATTGGTGATTTCTGTGGTCACTACTGTGCTGGTAACATTAGAAATCAGTTTGATATTAGGTAATGAAAAGCTGACTTCTGCGGCAATTCGCTCAAATTCCGCCAACACTGGTTCCATTAAAGGAGAGTGGAAGGCGTGGGAAACGTTTAACTTGACACTATTAACGCCTTCGCTTTGCAGAGTAGACATCACGGCTGCGACTGCTTGATGCTGTCCAGAAATAACGACACTTTCCGGGCCGTTAATGGCAGCAATCGAGACTTGATCGGCATAAGGTTGAATAGCTGCGAATACTCGCGCTTGGGAGGCGAATATATTGACCATTGCCCCATCTTGAGGTAGTGACTGCATGAGGCGAGCGCGGATAGCAACCAATTTTAGCCCATCTTCCAGACTAAACACTCCTGCTATACAAGCGGCGACATATTCACCCAAACTATGACCCATAACTACTGTAGGTTCTATGCCCCAAGATTTCCATAACTGGGAGACTGCATACTCTAGGGCAAATAAAGCTGGTTGGGTGTAGGCAGTCTCATTGAGAGGGCTAGTCCCAGATTCAGGATAGAGAATCGATAATAAAGGCTGTTCTAAATAAGGACGGAGAATTTCATCACAACGATCTAAGGTTTGCCGGAATGTCGGTTGGGTTTCGTAGAGTTCTCGCCCCATACTTATATATTGAGAACCCTGTCCGGTAAATAGAAAGGCAATTTTCGGGCGCTTTTTGTTGTGTAATTGTCCGCTCACGGCTGGAGTTTTACCTGCTGCAAAAGCTGCCAATTGTTGACGTAAGTCCTGAGTAGATTCAGCGACAACAGCAAAACGATGGTCAAAATGCGATCGCCCTGTATTCGCACTGAAACAAATATCTGCTATATTTGCTTTGCTATCACCTGCCAAAAAAGATTCGTAGCGGCTGACAAGTGACTGTAGTGCTGATTCAGTTTTCGCCGATAAACTCAAAAGATGAAGCGGACGCTCAGTTTTTGCCTGTACTGATTTAATTTCCGGTGCTGCTTCCAAAATCAGATGGACATTTGTACCACTCATGCCAAAGGAACTGACCCCAGCTAGTCGTCGTCCATCTGCCCCTAATGGCCACTTGGTGGGTTGAGTCGGAACCACAACCGGCAGTTTTTCCCAAGGAATATAGGGATTAGGTTGTTGAAAATGTAAATGTGGTGGTATCTCTGTGTGCTGGAGAGCTAATACAACTTTCATTAATCCAGCAACTCCGGCGGCTGATTCCAAATGACCAACCTGAGTTTTGACAGAACCAATAGTTAGGGGATTGTCTTCTGAGCGACCTTGACCTAATACTGCTCCCAAGGCTAACACCTCAATGGGATCGCCTAAAGGTGTACCAGTCCCGTGAGTTTCCACATATTGAATCTGATGGGCTTGGACGTTGGCATTTTCTAAGGCTTTGCGAAGTAATTTTTCTTGAGCCGAACCATTTGGGGCTGTCAGACCATTACTAGAGCCATCATGGTTGTATGCTGAACCTCGAATCAATGCCAGGATAGGATCGCCATCAGCTAAAGCATCAGATAAACGTTTGAGTACTACTATGCCACATCCTTCTCCGCGTCCGTAACCATCGGCGCTGGCATCAAAAGTTTTACAACGACCATCGGTAGATAAGGCTTTTAATTTACACAGACCAATGGAAGGATCTGGTGAGAGAATCAGGTTGACACCACCAGCTAAAGCCATATTGCATTCTTGAGAACGGAGGCTTTGGCAAGCTAGATGCACCCCTAACAGGGAAGATGAGCAAGCTGTATCTAACTGCATGGTAGCTCCTTGCAGACCCAAGACGTAAGCCAAACGCCCAGCTGCCATACTTCTGAGAATACTTAAAGTATTGTAGGCATCAATTTGAGTGCGATCGCCATAAAAGCTCAGTTGTGCGTAGTCATCCATAGACAGCCCGACGAATACCCCTGTAGGACTACCATTTAACTTTTCTGGTGCTTGTCCAGCATTTTCTAGCGCTTCCCAGGTTACTTCCAAAAGTAGTCTCTGTTGAGGGTCGAGGCTGACGGCTTCGCGGGGAGAGATGCCAAAGAACTGAGCATCGAACTTGTCTACCTCATTTAAAAAACCGCCGTGCTGGGTGTACATTTTCCCCAATACATCGGGGTCTGGATGATAAAACTCATCTACTGGCCATCTTTGTGCAGGAATTTTGCTAATGGCATCTACCCCATTATGTAATAGATTCCAGTAATCCTCTGGGTTATTGACACCCCCAGGTAAACGGCAAGACATCCCAATAATAGCGATGGGTTCTTTCTGTAATTGCTCAACAGTATCAACTTCAGACCGCATCCGCCGCAATTCTAAAATGGCATTTTCTAGTAACAAGCGGTAATTTGTGTTCTCTGAATTAGGACTCATACTAATCTCCTTTGTTTAACTGTGGCAATTTCTTTGGTTAGTAATTCAGCTATTTCCGCGTCTGAGAGTGCTTTTAAGTCTGCTGATTCGGTCAGTTCTGCTTTGTTTGTAAGTAATTCTACAGATACTAATAGACTTTCTGTGTGCAGATTAGACTCTGGCTTTGTCTTGGCTAATTCTGTCGGTTGGGGAATTTTTTGACTGGCTAGGTGGCTTGCTAAAGATTCGATGGTGGAGAAGTTCCAGACTATAGTTGCTTCTAAGGGATATCCCAACCATTCACTCAATTCTTGGGCTAACTTAACAGCCCTAACGGAATCTAATCCATAATCAGCAAATGACTTACTTTGGTCGATTGACTGGGCTGCTACTGCCAATTTTCTCACGACCCAATCCATAATCCAGTTTTCGATCAATTCGGCAGTTTGGTAAGAGACATTTACCGACGCAGATGTCTGAGTTTTGCTAACCACAGTACTATGGGAAGATGCAGCAGAATTTTCTTGCCTTAGTAGCCGCTTGAGTATTTTGCCAGTCGGGTTCTTGGGGATGGAGGAGACAAATTCGACGGCACTAGGAACTTTATATTTAGCCAGTTTCTGGTAACAGAAGGCAATTATTTCTTCTTCTGTAACTACTTGGTCTGGTTTGAGAACAACACTAGCCTTAACCTGTTCACCTAGTATTGAATCTGGTACACCGTAGACAGCTACCTCTGCAATACCTGGATGCTGGTAAATAACATTTTCAACTTCGGCTGGGTATACTTTTAATCCACCGTTGTTGATCATATCTTTGAGGCGGTCAACGATGTAAAAGTAGCCCAATTCATCTATTTGACCAATATCACCGGTGTGAAACCATCCGTTCTTAATGGCTTTGGCAGTTTCAGCCGGACGATTCCAGTAACCTAGCATGACATTGACACCGCGAATAACAATTTCGCCGAGTTCACCAGGGGCAACTTCGCAACCATCATCGAGGCTGACAATCTTCATCTCGACATTTTCAATTGGTGAACCAATAGAACCCAGTTTGTACCTCAATTCGTGGTTATAACTAGCTAATGGTGATGTTTCTGTAAGACCATACCCTTGGTTGATGACTTTACCAAACTTGTCTTGCCAACGTTTGGCAATTTCTATAGGCAAACCTGCGGCAGCAGAGAAGTAGTAACGCACTGAATCCAAATCGCGGATAGATGCTTTATCGCATAAAAGAATAAAAGTCGTGGGAACACCAAAAAAGATTGTAATATTATATTCGCTTATAGTTGTCAGTACCGTTTCTGGGTCAAACGATCGCTGTAAAACGATAGTTGCACAGGTATTAAGTCCACTATTGAGAACTGCATTCTGCCCGAAACAGTGGAACATCGGTAAGAATAGTAAAATTTGATCATTAGGGCGCATTTCGCAACAGTGATTCATTGAGTGCATATTAGAAATCACATTGCCATGAGATAAAGTAGCGCCTTTAGGGAAACCTGTTGTACCAGAAGTATAAAGAATCGCCGCCGGATCATCACGTTCCATCTCCACAGCACGGGCGCTAGACGAAGCGTTTGCCATGAATTCACTCAATGCGATCGCGTCAGATGCTTTCCCCTCAGCAATTAAGATGTGCTTGAGGTGCGGTAAATCCTGCTTGGGCAATTTTTCTCGCAGCGTTTCTGTGGTTACGAGTACAACTGCTCCACAGTCATTGAGAATAAACTTGAGTTCATCGCTTTGCAGACTTGGGTTAATGGAAACTGCGATCGCCCCAATCTTGAGAATCCCCAGATAGGAAATAACAAATTCAGGAATGTTTGGTAATAATAATGCTATGCGATCGCCACGTTCAATCCCTAACCCCAGTAAAGCATTGGCAAAGCGATTTGCCATTTCATTCAGTTGTTTATAAGTAAAATATAAGCCTTCAAAAATGAGCGCTGGTTTGTTAGGAAAAAGGCAGCAACCACGCTCCACATTTTGGGAAATATTCATAAAAGTTGTTGCAATATTTAAGTTGTAGCTCTTGTTGTACTTATCGCCTTGATGTAGAGAATTTATGCAATAAGTGGATGAAATTAGTAAACAGTCAACAGTTCAATTGACTGCCGACTGTTCACTATTGATTAATAACTGTTAACAGATATCTTGAACTGCTTTCACAATCAAACCACCAGCCGCGATATCAGCAGAAATCCGGGCAATATGCTCATCCAAACCTTGCTCATTATCATTCCAAATATATGGGCGATCTGAACTTGGTTTTTGTCCAACTACATGGCGGACTGCTGAATACAACCGCTCAGTTGCAGGTGATAGACAGACGCGTGCATCGTAATGACCAGTCTTTTTATATGTGCGGAGGTCAACAGCTTGGACTCCAAACATGAGAGCGATCGCCATATAATTCTGGAATATATCGACAGAACGGCGGGCTAGAGTCGCTGAAGTGTATCCTTGACTGTTGATGTTCTGATTAAATTGTTCCGCATGGGTAGGAAAGCGATCGGCGATAGAATTTCCATAGAAGGTCAACAGTGGCATAATTGAGTTACCGCATATTTGCAGACCTTTGAGTCCCATATTGACTTTACGTTCTCGGTTGCCAAGTAAAGATGGTGGCAGTCCATTGCTAAACTCCGGTGAGGCGAGGAGGGCAATTTGCACATCCAAATGTTTAGCCATTAGCCCAATGTAGTAACGTAGGTGATCCATTCCCACACCCACATACTGTCCGAGAAAATTGCCTCCATGATAGCTAGCTTGGTTATTCACATCAATCAGTGGATTATCGGTTACTGAGTTGATTTCAATTTCGATTTGTTTGGCAATCTGGGAAATTCCATCAACGATTGGCCCCAAATACTGGGGAAGGCATCGGAGTGAGTAACGATCTTGAATTAATTCGTGATCACGATAATCATGTTTACCATCTAACTCATCACGGACTAGCTGGGAATTTGCTAGCAAAGAAATCATCTGATCTGCTGCCCATAATTGACCAGGATGTGGTTTGGAATTATGGATAAATGGATGGAATGATTGATTGGTTCCGTTTAAAGCTTGGATATCTAGAGCGTGAACGCCCATAGCGATCGCAGTTAAAATTTGCGTATCGTAGACGCAGTTTGCCGCAATGCCCGTCATTACTGAAGTGCCGTTCATCATCGCCAAGCCTTCTTTCGGCAACAATGTCAGGGGTGACAAATTCAGCTGACTTAGGGCTGTTGGCGCATCCATCTCTTTACCGTTGAAGTCAACCTTAAAACTGGGATCTAAGCCTATCAGTGAACCAGTAATGTAGGATAGTGGCACTAAATCACCACTGGCACCAATTGAGCCAAACTCATACACATACGGTGTAACACCAGCGTTGAGAAAAGTTTCCATGCGCTTGATAAGTTCCAGCCTGATGCCAGATGCACCATACATGTGAGAGTTTGCCCGCAATAGCATAGCTGCGCGCACATCAGCCAAGGGTAATTTGTTACCTGCACCTGTTTTAAGGAACCAAACTAAGTTGGTTTGGAGTTCAGATGCTTGTTCACGGGATATGGCAACATTGGCCATACCACCAAAGCCAGATGTTACTCCGTAAATTGGTTCCCCTGATTCAACAGCATTATTAATGTAATCACAAGATGCGTGAATATTCTGCAAAACGTCTGCGTTATCGGTTAAAGACACTAAGGCACCATTGCGTGCTACCCTTGCAACATCATTGATTGTGAGTTTCTGATTACCAATAATTACATTGCCAGAGGAATTTCCAGTGAAAGAAAATTGTTGAGGTAAGGTTTTGCTTTGTGCTTGAGATAGTGTCTTCATACAGGGATTATGTTTAACTTGTAGTAGGTATTGCAATTAACTTAACTTTTGTTTTTTGCTGAGAGTATTTGACATAACATTTCAGCAAATACAAATTGATATTTAGCTGGCATCAGTGTTTTAGCGAAGCAGTCATTCTCCATGATTGAAACTTTCGAGAATAATTTTTGGAGAAGTTCACGTAAGAATTAACCAAAAAAATTAGCCATTTGTTTCAATTTGTTTGCTCATATATTGATGACAGAGATTCCGTTTGTTGTGTTTTGAAATTACAACATGAGAGAATAAAACTTGTCATCGTTTGTTCTGTAATTGAACTGTTATATATTTAACTGGAGTAAGTAAAAGATTTATGCAACTATTCCATAAATTTGACATTATTTATTTTACTTACCTGCGATCGGATATATTAAAAGCTTTATGTGGAATAGATTTCGCCTATTTCGGTCTCTACAAAACTGATGCAGCACGGTATAAACAGCACAATCATTTAAAATCCGTGAAAAGCTCATATAGTAAACTTTTCACGGATTTTAAATGATTAGATATTTTCTTACTCGAAAATGCCTAACAACATAAGTAAGTTGGCGTTAAAAAAACTAAGTATATTTACGAAACGTAAATATGCTTAAAACCCTTACTAATGACCAATGACAAAGGACAGCCTTAGCCAGTTAGCTTTAATTTCGCCGACCTACTTAGCTCAATCAAATCAAGCCGCATCCGAAAATTATGTAACTCGATATTAGTAGGCGGCAAGAACTTGGTTAACTTTCTGTTTCTGTAACTTTATGCTGAAGGCTATTATTTACCTTTAACTCGCTTTTTCATGTTCTTCCCTATAGCACCGACTCAGTAAAGCACCTACTCCACCTATGCCTAGACTAATCAGTATTATTAAAGTATTAGGTTCTGGAACAGTAGCGAAAGTGCCATTCACGATAATCTGAGTTGGCTCAGGAACATTTGGTTATAGATCAATTATGACGCTTCCAGCAAGGGATAATATGCCATTAGCACCAGTGAATCTTCCCTCTTCACCAGTGATATTTACGAGTTAAGTAATTCGGAACGGAAATTTTTTATTCTGTCTGCCCACATAAAACAAAAACACGGCAAAGATGATTATTGTCAAGCTAAATATATAACCATCACCAAAAACTTTGATAGCTAAAGATGAAGCAATAGGTCCAGCAGTACATCCGAAACTATATATAGCTGTGAACAAAGCACTTCCAGAAGATAGTTCATTTCTAGAAAGTTTTGCTCCAATTAATGCCATTGCTATGGGAAAAATCGGGCTGATACTAGCTCCAGCAATAAATGCAAATATCTGGGTAGCCGTAGAGTTTTGAATCAATGAAAGAGATAAAAACGACAATATTACGATAGACACGCTCATAAAAAGAACTTTGAGTCTGCCGAATTTGTCTGCTATGTGAGTAACTGGAACAGTAGAGAGCAAGCCGCCAACTACAAATACAGCAAAGGTATAGCCGATCTGCTCTATATTGTAATTTTGTCGTAGCAGATAAACCGGATATAAAGAAACTAGCGTTGATTCGGCAAAACCATAGGCAAATGCGCCCTGAAGAGGAAGTTTCAGCTTGTTGAAAATTCCGGAACGTGAAGATTGTTGAAAAACAACTGCTTTATCTGGTAGAGCTATCCAGACTACAATTACGCCGCTAAAAATTAAAGCACTACCCAACAAAAAAGAAAGTTTTGGTGAAACATTATACAAAGCAGAACCAATTACTGGGCCAATACCAAATCCAAAAGTAAAAGCTAGAGCATTCAAACCATTGACGATCGCTCGATTACCTTCATGACAAAAGTGATTCAATGCAGTGTTTCCACTGACTAGATATAAACAACAAGCAATGCCCATAACAGCACGTATAATAAACCACAAAGGCATTGATGTAGTCATAGTGAACAAAGGAGCGCTAATACCCATCATTGTCAAGCCAAGCATCATAGTTTTACGAAGCCCCAACTTGGGTAATACTTTTACTACGAACGGTGTTCCCAAAGCTATGACTAGAAAATACACCGTAGAATTTGCTCCTATCCATAAATCATCAACTTGATGTTGCGCCATTAATGTTGAGATAAAGGGATTAAATAGCCCTATAGAAATACCAGACAAAAAAGCTATGCTATACAAAGCTGGTAATCCAGTAGAGAACGGGGAATTTGATTTTGTCGAGATCAATTCTGTCATAAAACTTGAGGATAATTGATAAATTACGTGGTTTGATTGCATCGTATTTATACGATGCAAGCAATCTTGTTATCGCAAAATAGCTACGCAAAACAGAAATAGCCATTTTTGCAATAGACTTATTTTTTGCACTTTGTTGAAATAGATTTAGCTACTTAGGAAAGTATAGATTTATATCTGAAATTCTTAATTGTTGTTGATAGCTACTAGGTAATTTAAATGTTGGGATAATGACTGCAAAAAGAGTGATTGAGAATTATGCAAAAAGAAATGATCTCCAGGAAACATTTGTAGGTTGAAGTAGCTACTAGTCTGCTCACGCCAAGCTTCTAAAGCATCAACCTTAATTGCTTTATCCTGCAAACCTCCAAATACAGAGATTGGGCATTCGAGTGGCATTTCACTTTTGTAAATGTATGTCTCTAGTATCGTAAAATCCGCTCGTAGACAAGGCAAGAAAAGTTGTAACATTTGTTCATTCTGCAAAATCTCATTGGGAATTGCATTATAACGATCGCAAAGTTCAGCCAGGAATTTAGCTTCAGGCATTTTGTGAATAAACGGTTTGAGAATTGGTTTTTGGGGAGCAGGGCAACAAGCAGCAAATAAATGAACAGGGCTAAGATTATATTCATGACGTAGTAGACGCGCTATCTCAAAGCCAAGTGTTGCACCCATGCTATGTCCAAAAAAAGCAAATGGCATATTCAGATACGGTCTAATTTTTGATGCCAAAGTTTGAATAAGAGGTAAAAAATTGGTATAGGAAGGTTCTTGCAATCGACGGCCTCTTCCAGGAAGTTGAACTAAGTAAACCTCTACATCCTTTGGTAATTTGTTTGTCCATGTACTATATGTCGAAGTTGTACCCCCCGCACATGGAAAAAAGAATAAGCGAAGTTGGGCCTTTGGATTAAGCTGAGGGCAGCTAATCCAAGGATCAACTATTAGTTTTGCTGTCATAAAATTATGTGTGTAATCTGAAAACTTTTGTTATAAAACCTAACCATATTTCTTTATCAGACTGTGATAACTGCTATTAAATAGAGATAATTAAATAGTAAAAGCATAAAATTTTAATGCCTGAGAAATTGCCAATCATATTTGATTATTCCCGTCAGTTTGATAAGTTATTAAAACTTAAAAGTTAATTTTTTGTTTGCTCTTATAATACTTATCGCTCTTTTCTGGGTTATTTATGCAAAACACCAAAATCCCCAGCAAATAAAATTTGATTGGTGAAAAAATGACATGAACTACAGCATTAAATGCGATGGGCTACGCCCCGCAAAGAAGCGATCGCTCTTAAGAGGATGTTTGAAAAGTCCTCTTCTAGGTAGCAAAACATTCTAGATCCCCCTAAATCCCCCTTAAAAAGGGGGACTTTGACTCCGGTTCCCCCTTTTTTAAGGCTACGGTGTACACACAAGTCTTGAAATCCCACCTAAAACTTGGTTTCGTTGCCCTAACCTTAAAATTAGCGGGATAAATGGAGTTTCTAGTTGCCCAAAATTTGGGTATTTACCGGGCTAAAAGGGTTGAAACCTTTGCGGACTATACTTGTGTGTACACGGTAGTTGTTTAAGGGGGGTTAGGGGGGATCTAAAAGTGTCTAAAGTCACAGCGAAATACTTTTCAAACAACCTCTAAGGCGGGCGGGTACGCCATCGCTATTCTTTAGTGTGACCCATTAAGAATTATTAACGCCCTTGTCTCAAACCTCTTTCCATAAGCATCTGAGGTTCGATATTCTCAACTTTTGGTATCGCTTCTAGCTGAGGAATCTTTGCGATCGCATCTGCAATATTACCTGATTGGGCACGCAACCAAGCGGCGTGAGGCGCATAGTCAAGGCTTTCTACTACTTCGTAACCCGCTCGATTAATTGCCTCGTGCTGAGACTTTACATCAACGCCTTCAGCAAAGCGGATAAAAACCAGTCCAGTTGGTACTGCTAAAGAACCATTGGGTTCTATTGTGTAAACTGGACTCAGTTTACCCTGCTCTGATTGATTGGGTTCGCCTGGAAAAACTGCGTAGGCGTAGCCCGCACTTCGACAAGGCTCAGTGACCATCGTAGACATCGCACCATCGTTAAGTTGTAAAATTGCTCCTGGTGCTACCGTCTTGGGTTGATTATTATAATGTATTGCATAGTACCCAGACTTACGAGTATAAGATATAGCAGTGCTATCGCTACCAACCCGAATTTGTTCAGGATACTCAGAAAAATAGTCGTTTTGAAATTTCACTTCAGCAATCAGGGGTAAAGAGTATACCTGTAGAAAATACTCAGCCGGAAAATAAAACATCTTTCTCAAGTTCTAATGATGTTATAGCGTTTTCAGTGGTATGGAATACAAATCTTTTATCGGGATGCAAGCTATATATCCCTACTAGTCTGCCAACCCAAAAATGAGCTTGTGAGGTCTGGGGAAAGGGGAAAGGGTAAGGGATTTAAAACCTTTCCCCTTTCCCCCTTACCCTTTACCCTTTACCCCGCTTTCGTCACGAAAGCGAACTACTAGTGATAGTGAAGATTCGTAAAACAGTCTGACTTTGAATTCCTCTTTTCTGGAAAGACGAATTGAAGGCTTGTATGAACTTTAGAGAGATTAAATTCTGTTGCAGCTGGATCTTTTTAATGTCGTAATACACATATAACACATGAAATAAAAACCACCCATAAACTAAAAAACGCACGCTGCCTATAGCAAGCTTTAAAAGTAGTGCATAATACGATTTCCCAATGCCCAATTTTCAAGACAAATATCCCAGGAGATTAAGCTATGGTTCAGGTTCGCTATGGTGGACAGAACGGTCAACAGTATGAACTTGCTATCAGTGATGAACACGTTGTAGTGCGTACCGAAAGCCGCAGTACTCTAATTGGTGCAAGACCGTTTGAAGTAGCACCTGTGTCACCTACAGCTCGTAGCATCCTCAGTCAATTCGAGTTAACAATGCGGTTTCGGCAAGCGGGTGTAGAAATTTTGCGTGCGAAAGTTCCGACTCAGGGTGTCGCTTTGCGCGATCGCGCCCGTGAAATTCTCAACCAAGAGTCTGAAGTCCAATTTGCCGGACGTGTCTTGATCGATCCAGCCTCCAATCAACCGATAATTTACACCGAAAACCTCTTTGTTAAATTCGATAATGAAGAAGAATCAAGGGTCTGCCAAGAGATATTGCGACGTTACAGCCTAACAATTAAACGTCAACTTGAATATGCACGAAATGCTTATTTTGTCAATGCACCTACAAATACTGGTATAGCGATCTTTGACATCGCCGAGAGACTTCTGAATGAGGAATCAGTCGAACTGTGCCATCCTGAACTAGTGCGTGAATCACGCCAACGTCAGGTTTTCCCGCAGCAGTGGCACTTAAAGCAAACAACAATTAACGGTAAGGTAATTAACGCCCATGCCAACGTTGAAGCAGCT contains:
- a CDS encoding alpha/beta fold hydrolase; translated protein: MTAKLIVDPWISCPQLNPKAQLRLFFFPCAGGTTSTYSTWTNKLPKDVEVYLVQLPGRGRRLQEPSYTNFLPLIQTLASKIRPYLNMPFAFFGHSMGATLGFEIARLLRHEYNLSPVHLFAACCPAPQKPILKPFIHKMPEAKFLAELCDRYNAIPNEILQNEQMLQLFLPCLRADFTILETYIYKSEMPLECPISVFGGLQDKAIKVDALEAWREQTSSYFNLQMFPGDHFFLHNSQSLFLQSLSQHLNYLVAINNN
- a CDS encoding MFS transporter; the protein is MTELISTKSNSPFSTGLPALYSIAFLSGISIGLFNPFISTLMAQHQVDDLWIGANSTVYFLVIALGTPFVVKVLPKLGLRKTMMLGLTMMGISAPLFTMTTSMPLWFIIRAVMGIACCLYLVSGNTALNHFCHEGNRAIVNGLNALAFTFGFGIGPVIGSALYNVSPKLSFLLGSALIFSGVIVVWIALPDKAVVFQQSSRSGIFNKLKLPLQGAFAYGFAESTLVSLYPVYLLRQNYNIEQIGYTFAVFVVGGLLSTVPVTHIADKFGRLKVLFMSVSIVILSFLSLSLIQNSTATQIFAFIAGASISPIFPIAMALIGAKLSRNELSSGSALFTAIYSFGCTAGPIASSLAIKVFGDGYIFSLTIIIFAVFLFYVGRQNKKFPFRIT